Proteins encoded within one genomic window of Gambusia affinis linkage group LG23, SWU_Gaff_1.0, whole genome shotgun sequence:
- the LOC122826287 gene encoding anoctamin-4-like isoform X3 translates to MEESSAETLDSSTQGDVPPLAVKDVHVVLQKERSDGISTPSRDDDSTLQNPGTHSSILDDNSKSQSAVPQRRNKSTGLCFGDGKSLIDYILVYRKSSSQSEKREMFERNIRAEGLRMEKEASLTNSDVIFLKLHAPWDVLCRYAELMNIRMPFRRKIFYMHRRHKFLSRMEKRINKFRGWLPRKPMKFDNDTLPYLEENESFTAPFSRSRIHHFIIHNKDTFFNNATRSRIVHHILQRVKYEEGKSKMGLNRLLTNNSYEAAFPLHEGSYHSKNSIRTHGAENHRHLLYECWAWWGVWYKYQPLDLIRRYFGEKIGLYFAWLGWYTGMLFPAAVVGLFVFLYGVFTLEHCPVSKEICQATDTIMCPICDQYCPYLRLSDSCIYAKVTHLFDNGATVFFAVFMAVWATVFLEFWKRRRAVLAYDWDLIDWEEEEDEIRPQFEAKYSKKERMNPISGKPEPYQAFTDKYSRLLVSSSGIFFMILVVIAAVFGIVIYRVITVSTFAAFGWALIRNNSQVATTGTAVCINFCVIMLLNVLYERVALFLTNLEQPRTESEWENSFTFKMFLFQFVNLNSSTFYIAFFLGRFTGRPGAYLRLINRWKLEECHPSGCLIDLCMQMGIIMVLKQTWNNFMEFGYPLIQNWWTRQRLKREHGHIPKASLPQWERDYNLQSMNAYGLFDEYLKMILQFGFTTIFVAAFPLAPLLALINNIIEIRLDAYKFVTQWRRPLPSQAKDIGIWYGILEGIGILSVITNAFVIAITSDFIPRLVYAYKYGPCAGQGRAGEGCMMGYVNASLSVFRVSDFEKRSQPRTNGSELFEEAVKYCRYRDYREPPDSTEPYTYTLQFWHVLAARLAFIIVFEHMVFAIKTLIAYLIPDLPKDLRDRMRREKYLIQEMMYEAELERLQKEKDEKKKKDRAHHKEWP, encoded by the exons ATGGAGGAGTCGTCGGCCGAAACCCTGGACTCCAGCACTCAGGGCGACGTGCCTCCACTGG CCGTGAAGGACGTCCATGTGGTGCTGCAGAAAGAAAGGTCAGACGGCATCAGCACCCCGTCCAGAGACGACGACTCCACCCTCCAGAACCCGGGAACTCACAGCAGCATCCTGGATGACAACAGCAAGTCGCAGTCAGCCGTCCCGCAG AGGAGGAACAAGTCGACTGGTCTTTGCTTCGGCGACGGAAAAAGTCTCATAGACTACATCCTGGTTTACAGGAAGTCCAGCTCCCAGTCCGAGAAGAGGGAGATGTTTGAGAGGAACATCCGCGCCGAGGGGCTACGCATGGAAAAGGag GCCTCTTTAACAAACAGCGATGTGATCTTCCTGAAGCTGCATGCACCGTGGGATGTTCTCTGCCGCTATGCGGAGCTCATGAACATCCGCATGCCATTCAG GAGGAAGATCTTTTACATGCACAGACGACACAAGTTTTTGAGCAG GATGGAGAAGCGCATCAACAAGTTTCGGGGATGGCTCCCGCGCAAGCCTATGAAGTTTGACAACGACACGCTGCCCTACTTGGAGGAGAACGAAAGCTTCACGGCTCCCTTCAGTCGATCGAGGATCCATCA TTTCATCATCCACAACAAAGACACGTTCTTCAACAACGCCACCAGAAGCCGGATCGTCCACCACATCCTTCAACGGGTCAAATATGAGGAGGGGAAAAGCAAGATGG GACTGAATCGTCTTCTGACCAACAACTCGTACGAGGCGGCGTTCCCTCTTCACGAG GGTAGCTACCACAGCAAAAACTCCATCCGGACCCACGGAGCAGAGAACCACAGGCACCTCCTGTATGAATGCTGGGCCTGGTGGGGGGTCTGGTACAAGTACCAGCCGCTGGACCTCATCAG GAGGTATTTTGGCGAGAAGATCGGTCTGTACTTCGCTTGGCTCGGCTGGTACACGGGGATGCTGTTCCCTGCGGCCGTGGTCGggctctttgtgtttctctacGGGGTTTTCACACTGGAGCACTGCCCGGTCAG TAAAGAAATCTGCCAGGCCACCGACACCATCATGTGTCCCATATGCGACCAGTACTGCCCCTACCTGAGGCTGTCAGACAGCTGCATCTACGCAAAG GTCACCCATCTCTTTGACAATGGAGCGACTGTTTTCTTTGCCGTATTCATGGCGGTGTGGG CAACAGTCTTCCTGGAGTTCTGGAAAAGACGAAGAGCTGTCTTGGCGTACGACTGGGACCTCATCGactgggaggaggaagag GATGAAATCAGACCCCAGTTTGAGGCCAAATACTCCAAGAAGGAGCGGATGAACCCCATATCTGGAAAGCCAGAGCCCTACCAGGCCTTCACCGACAAGTACAGCCGCCTTCTCGTCTCATCGTCTGGAATATTCTTCATG ATACTGGTGGTGATCGCCGCCGTGTTTGGCATCGTGATCTACCGCGTGATCACGGTCAGCACCTTCGCCGCCTTCGGCTGGGCGCTCATCAGGAACAACTCTCAGGTGGCAACTACAGGCACGGCAGTCTGCATCAACTTCTGCGTCATCATGCTCCTCAACGTG CTTTATGAAAGAGTTGCCCTTTTCCTCACAAATTTAG AGCAGCCAAGGACGGAGTCAGAGTGGGAGAACAGCTTCACCTTCAAGATGTTCCTTTTTCAGTTCGTCAATCTCAACAGCTCAACTTTCTACATCGCCTTCTTTTTGGGAAG ATTCACCGGTCGGCCAGGAGCATATCTACGCCTCATCAATCGCTGGAAGCTGGAGGAA tgcCATCCCAGTGGCTGCCTGATCGACCTCTGCATGCAGATGGGCATCATTATGGTACTGAAACAGACGTGGAACAACTTCATGGAGTTCGGCTACCC GCTCATCCAGAACTGGTGGACTCGACAGAGGTTAAAGAGAGAGCACGGCCACATCCCCAAGGCCAGCCTCCCCCAGTGGGAGCGGGACTACAACCTGCAGTCAATGAATGCGTACGGACTGTTTGATGAGTACCTGAAGATGA TTTTGCAGTTCGGCTTCACTACCATCTTCGTGGCCGCGTTTCCTTTGGCTCCTCTCTTAGCGCTGATCAACAACATCATTGAGATCCGTTTAGACGCCTACAAGTTCGTCACCCAGTGGCGGCGACCTCTTCCATCACAAGCCAAAGACATAG GAATCTGGTATGGCATTCTGGAGGGTATCGGCATCTTGTCCGTCATCACCAACGCCTTTGTCATCGCCATCACCTCGGACTTCATCCCTCGTCTCGTTTATGCCTACAAGTACGGACCGTGTGCCGGTCAGGGTCGAGCAGGGGAGGG GTGTATGATGGGTTATGTAAATGCCAGTCTGTCTGTTTTCCGAGTTTCTGACTTTGAGAAGAGATCCCAGCCAAGAACCAATGGTTCTGAACTTTTTGAAGAAGCTGTGAAGTACTGCAG GTATCGGGATTACAGGGAGCCTCCGGACTCAACTGAGCCATACACCTACACTCTGCAGTTCTGGCACGTCCTGGCAGCCCGGCTGGCgttcattattgtttttgag CATATGGTCTTCGCCATAAAGACCCTGATTGCGTACCTAATCCCGGACCTACCCAAGGACCTGCGGGACCGGATGCGCCGAGAGAAGTACCTGATCCAGGAGATGATGTATGAGGCCGAGTTGGAGAGATTGCAGAAGGAGAAagatgagaagaagaagaaagacaggGCCCACCATAAGGAATGGCCTTGA